The Primulina eburnea isolate SZY01 chromosome 13, ASM2296580v1, whole genome shotgun sequence genome includes a region encoding these proteins:
- the LOC140810323 gene encoding uncharacterized protein, which translates to MAPYEALYGRKCRSPLNWDLEEWRCTKDGKTRSIAPDIIQEAIDKVQVIKQRIQSAQSRQKSYADKRRKDLVFAVGDQVLLKISPRKGIRRAGKKGKLQPRFIGPFEIMKRIGPAAYQLQLPKTMSGIHNVFHVSQLRKCFTDSTPIEDPAQLTLEGDLTYVEQPVRILDQRIKELRNKQVQLVKVLWRNQNIEEATWEKEEDIRQHYPELFESGDQIL; encoded by the coding sequence ATGGCTCCttatgaagctttatatgggagAAAATGTCGTTCCCCTCTGAACTGGGATCTTGAAGAATGGCGGTGCACCAAAGATGGGAAAACTCGTTCCATAGCACCAGATATTATACAAGAGGCAATTGATAAAGTACAAGTCATTAAGCAAAGGATACAATCAGCTCAAAGTCGacaaaagagctatgccgacAAAAGAAGAAAGGACTTAGTATTTGCTGTGGGAGATCAAGTACTCCTCAAAATATCTCCCAGAAAAGGAATCCGAAGGGCAGGAAAAAAGGGAAAGTTACAACCTCGATTCATAGGTCCCTTTGAAATTATGAAAAGAATAGGACCTGCAGCCTACCAACTCCAGCTACCTAAGACAATGTCTGGAatacataatgtgtttcatgtatcccAATTAAGAAAATGCTTCACTGACTCAACACCCATAGAGGACCCTGCACAGTTAACCCTAGAAGGAGATTTGACATACGTAGAACAACCTGTTCGGATACTCGACCAAAGAATCAAAGAACTTCGCAATAAACAAGTTCAACTCGTCAAAGTACTCTGGAGGAACCAAAACATtgaggaagccacttgggagaaaGAAGAGGATATTAGGCAACACTACCCAGAGCTATTCGAATCTGGAGACCAGATTCTTTGA